A segment of the Bdellovibrio bacteriovorus genome:
AGAACTGACCACTGCCCGTCGCTGATGTGGACTCAACTCTATTCCCAGCTTGGATAACTCGATAGCCATTCGGGAAACCAATTCCATCTCTTTGGGCCAATGTGAAAACTTATCTTTTCTTCTATTTTTTCTATTCATGAGAAACCGCCAGACCGAACCCTTTGCCGTGAATAGTTACGGCTCACGCTTGATACGAGCAAGAACTAAGTTAGCCTTCATGAAAGTCGTAATACCTTGCACAATGTGCACATCAGATAAAGCATGCACCTGTAAAAGCGCCCTCGTATCGTTCTTCGAACTATGCCAACGGACTTCGTCCAGGATATTAACGCGGAAACCTTCGTCAAATGCAGTCCCCCTCCCCCTCGCAGGGGCAGGTATTGATAAGCTCAACGCTTCACTTCAGGAGTCGCCTCTAGCCTCAGATGTCTTAAACACTGCTCGCAACAACAATCTCGAGGTCAAAATGACTCGTTTAGACAAAAAACCTACACTTAGAGTTGGATCTGAAAAGATGTTTATTCATCTTTTGCTAGACCCCACCCACGAAATGATCACGGGGTTAATCTCAAATCCCAATCGATTCAAAAGCTGGACGGACTACGTTGAGTTCATCCAGAGCATCCTCCCGCTAACGAGCATTCAAACGGCTAAAGTCACTAGACTTGATTTGAATATCGATTTCAACACGCCCTTCAATCAGCTAATCCAGCAAATCAATATAAAACAGAAGAGTACCGGCACCCGATACGAGGATAAAAAAGGAGAAAGAACAGGCATTTACATCGGAAAAGGCAGCGAGATTCTGGTCATCTACGACAAAAGCAAGAAAGACAAACTTTCCTCATCACATTCGAGAATTGAACTACGCCTAGCCCGAAAAAAGCTACCGACTCAATCCTTATACGATCTTCCTCAATACCTAAAGAGCAAATCCTTCTTCTCGCATCTGGAAGGAGTTTACGTTGCACCGACGCCAACTCTTATCAGTGACAGCCAGAAGAAAAAGATACAGGAGTTTCAATCCATCTTACAAAGAGATGGCTTCTTTGCAGCTCGCAAGGCTATGGATCAGAATCGGAACTTCGACCGCGACTTCGTCCAGGTTTTAAAGATATCCCCATGGCCTACCCACCCCTCTGAAATCTTTAAACGTGGAATACAAGCCTTTTTAGAGGGCAATAGCGATACGACTAGCGACCTTCACTAGCCGACCCCATAAGTCAGCCAGTGTACTGCTAAAGCAGCATAAGGTTTCACTTAGAACTGGATACTCTCCCCGCACGGCTCTTTTGTGACGAAAGTCCGATAGTTTTTCTTCAGCCGGGGCGAAATTCACCTGCACTTGATCCTTTTTAGACAAAACTCCGCAAGTTTCCAACTTGTGGGGGCCATACAATTTTACCCAAACCCCTTCCTATAGGAAGGTTTCATTTTACAAAGGAGGTTTTAAATGGGTATAGAACAATCATCAACCTTAGGTAACATTGCACACAATGCTGGACATTGGCTGACGGTCAGCCAGTTGGCGAAGAAGTTCAAAGTTCATCCTGAGACTATTCGACGATGGGCCAACAGCGGGCGGCTAAAACATATCCGTCATCCCATCAATAAATATCGCCTATTTCTAGATACGGACTTTAGCGAGGGTAAAGATCATGATTAAAAAAGCAGTCGCTTACGCAAGAGTTTCATCAAAAGAACAAGAGCGCGAAGGCTTTTCAATTCCAGCACAGAAAAAGCTTCTTCAAGACTACGCAAAAAAGAATGGCTTTGAAATTGTCCGATTTTTTGAAGAGGCGGAAACTGCCAAGCAAGCTGGCCGAAAGCAATTTCGAAGGATGTTGGATTTCCTAGAAGAGAATCTGGACATCAAGGA
Coding sequences within it:
- a CDS encoding helix-turn-helix domain-containing protein yields the protein MGIEQSSTLGNIAHNAGHWLTVSQLAKKFKVHPETIRRWANSGRLKHIRHPINKYRLFLDTDFSEGKDHD